Below is a genomic region from Granulibacter bethesdensis CGDNIH1.
TCCGCAGGACTTCTTTGCCGAGGCGGTGCGCCGCGGCGGGCATGATCCGCATCCGGGCAAGATTGCGGTCGGTCAGGTGTTCCTGCCGAAATCCGATCTGAATGCGCAGGAACGTTGCCGTCAGATCGTGGAGACCGAAATTCTTGCTTTCGGTTATGGCCTGTATGGCTGGCGTCAGGTGCCGATCAACTATGCCTGCATCGGTGAAAAGGCCAACCAGACCCGGCCGGAAATCGAGCAGATCATGATCTGGAACGCCCGTGGCGTGTCGGAGCAGGAGTTCGAGCGCGATCTGTACGTAATCCGTCGCCGTATTGAAAAGCAGGCGGCTGCCGATGGCATTTCCGAGCTGTATCTGTGCTCGCTCTCCACGCGCTCGATCATCTACAAGGGCATGTTCCTGGCGGAGAACCTGACGGATTTCTATCCCGATCTGCTGGATGCGCGTTTCGTCAGCCGCTTTGCGATCTATCATCAGCGTTACAGCACCAATACCTTCCCGACATGGAAGCTGGCGCAGCCTTTCCGCATGATCGCGCATAATGGCGAGATCAACACGGTGATCGGCAACGTCAACTGGATGCGCAGCCATGAAACGCGCCTCGCCCATCCGGCGCTGGACGGATATTTCGAGGATCTGAAGCCGATCGTGCAGCATGGTGGCTCCGATACCGCTTCGCTGGATGCGGTGTTCGAGCTGCTGGTTCGTGGTGGTCGTGATGCCCCGATGACGAAGGCGCTGCTGATCCCGGCTGTTCAGAACGAGAACATGCCGAAGGAACATCGCGACCTTTATCAGTATGCCAATGCCGTTATGGAGCCGTGGGACGGCCCCGCCGCGGTGTGCGGCACTGATGGGCGCTGGATGATCGCCGGTCTGGACCGTAACGGCCTGCGCCCGCTGCGTTACACCATCACCACCGATCAGCGCCTGATCATCGGTAGCGAAGCCGGTATGGTGAAGCTCGACGAAAGTCAGATCCTCGAAAAAGGCCATGTCGGTCCCGGTGAGACCATTGGTGTCGATCTGGATAACGGGGAATTCTATTCCTCCACCCGTCTGCGCGATGCACTGGCGGCGCGGCGTCCTTTCGGCGAATGGATCAAGGGCATTACCCAGCTCGATCACATCGTCCGTGCCGATGCGGGTGAGCCGAGTCTGTTCCAGGGCGAGGAACTACGCCGCCGTCAGCTCGGCGTCGGTGTGACGATGGAAGAGCTGGAAGTTATCCTGCACCCGATGGTGGAGGATGCGATTGAGGCGACGGGCAGCATGGGCGATGACACACCCATTGCTGTGCTGAGTGAGAAATATCGCGGTCTGCACCATTATTTCCGCCAGACTTTCGCGCAGGTGACCAATCCGCCGATCGACAGCCTGCGTGAAACGCAGGTGATGTCGCTGAAAACGCGGTTGGGTAATCTGGGCAATATCCTCGATGAGGATCAGTCCCAGTGCGATTTGCTGCAACTGGCCAGCCCGGTCCTGTCCAATGCTGAATACAACGCGATGCGCGATTACATGGGCGCATCAGCCTGTGTGGTGGACTGCACCTTCGCGGTCGAGGAAGGCGAGGCCGGTCTGCGCGCCGCCATTGCCCGGGTGAAGCGGGAGGCCGAGGAAGGTGTGCGGGCCGGATGCACGCATGTCATCCTGACCGACGAGAATACGTCTGCCACGCGTGTGCCGATCCCGATGATTCTGGCCACGGGCGGGGTGCATACGCATCTGGTAGGCCAGTCTCTGCGCACTTTCACCAGCCTGAACGTGCGCAGCGCTGAATGCCTTGATGTGCATTATTTCGCGGTGCTGATCGGCGTGGGCGCGACCACGGTGAATGCCTATCTGGCGCAGGAAAGCATTGCCGACCGGCATCGTCGTGGCCTGTTCGGTGATCTGTCGCTGAAGGATTGCGTGACACGCTATCGCAAGGCGATCGACAAGGGCCTGCTGAAGGTGATGTCCAAGATGGGTATCTCCGTGCTCAGCTCCTATCGTGGCGGCTATAATTTCGAGGCGATCGGGCTTTCCCGTTCTCTGGTGGGTGAGTTCTTCCCCGGCATGCAGTCCCGCATTTCCGGCATCGGTCTGGGCGGTATCGCACACAAGGCGCTGGAACTGCACCGGATGGCATGGTCCAGCGATGCGGTGACGCTGCCCGTGGGCGGCTTTTACAAGCTGCGTCGTCGTGGCGAGGTCCATGCTTTCGATGGACCGCTGATCCATACCCTGCAGGAAGCTGTGGCAACCGGCAGCTACACCACCTATCGGCGTTATACCGACATGGTGCGTCGCCTGCCGCCGGTCGCGCTGCGTGATCTGCTGGATTTCCGGATGGAAGGGCGCACGCCTGTCTCCACCGATGATGTCGAAAGCATTACCGAGATCCGCAAGCGTCTGGTGGCACCGGGCATTTCGCTCGGCGCACTCAGCCCGGAAGCGCATGAGACGCTGTCCATCGCCATGAACCGGATCGGTGCGCGCAGCGATAGCGGGGAAGGCGGTGAAGACCCCGGCCGCGCAAAGCCGCGTCCGAATGGCGACAATGCGTCCTCTGCCATCAAGCAGATTGCCTCCGGTCGCTTCGGTGTGACGGCGGAATATCTGAACAACTGCCGTGAAATCGAGATCAAGGTCGCGCAGGGGGCAAAGCCCGGCGAAGGCGGTCAGCTGCCTGGCTTCAAGGTCACGGGCCTGATTGCCAAACTGCGCCATTCCACCCCCGGTGTGATGCTGATCAGCCCGCCGCCGCATCATGATA
It encodes:
- the gltB gene encoding glutamate synthase large subunit — encoded protein: MNVVSTNFVAEWDANVAALRDTYSSAQEHDACGVGMVAALDGKRRRDVVEAGIEALRAVWHRGAVDADGKTGDGAGIHIEIPQDFFAEAVRRGGHDPHPGKIAVGQVFLPKSDLNAQERCRQIVETEILAFGYGLYGWRQVPINYACIGEKANQTRPEIEQIMIWNARGVSEQEFERDLYVIRRRIEKQAAADGISELYLCSLSTRSIIYKGMFLAENLTDFYPDLLDARFVSRFAIYHQRYSTNTFPTWKLAQPFRMIAHNGEINTVIGNVNWMRSHETRLAHPALDGYFEDLKPIVQHGGSDTASLDAVFELLVRGGRDAPMTKALLIPAVQNENMPKEHRDLYQYANAVMEPWDGPAAVCGTDGRWMIAGLDRNGLRPLRYTITTDQRLIIGSEAGMVKLDESQILEKGHVGPGETIGVDLDNGEFYSSTRLRDALAARRPFGEWIKGITQLDHIVRADAGEPSLFQGEELRRRQLGVGVTMEELEVILHPMVEDAIEATGSMGDDTPIAVLSEKYRGLHHYFRQTFAQVTNPPIDSLRETQVMSLKTRLGNLGNILDEDQSQCDLLQLASPVLSNAEYNAMRDYMGASACVVDCTFAVEEGEAGLRAAIARVKREAEEGVRAGCTHVILTDENTSATRVPIPMILATGGVHTHLVGQSLRTFTSLNVRSAECLDVHYFAVLIGVGATTVNAYLAQESIADRHRRGLFGDLSLKDCVTRYRKAIDKGLLKVMSKMGISVLSSYRGGYNFEAIGLSRSLVGEFFPGMQSRISGIGLGGIAHKALELHRMAWSSDAVTLPVGGFYKLRRRGEVHAFDGPLIHTLQEAVATGSYTTYRRYTDMVRRLPPVALRDLLDFRMEGRTPVSTDDVESITEIRKRLVAPGISLGALSPEAHETLSIAMNRIGARSDSGEGGEDPGRAKPRPNGDNASSAIKQIASGRFGVTAEYLNNCREIEIKVAQGAKPGEGGQLPGFKVTGLIAKLRHSTPGVMLISPPPHHDIYSIEDLAQLIYDLKQINPDATVCVKLVARSGIGTIAAGVAKAKADAILVSGHVGGTGASPQTSVKYAGLPWEMGLSETHQVLMLNRLRHRVKLRTDGGIKTGRDVVIAAMLGAEEFGIGTASLVAMGCIMVRQCHSNTCPVGVCTQDEALREKYDGSPEKVINLFSFIAEEVREILASLGVRTLAEVVGRTDLLHQVSRGSEFLDDLDLNPLLVQADPGSHARYCTIEGRNEVPETLDARMIADAAPLFERGEKMQLQYGVRNTHRAVGTKMSSKIVRKFGMTGLQPNHVTVRLRGNAGQSLGAFAVQGLKLEVFGDANDYVGKGLSGATIVIRTSPSSPLRTEENTIIGNTCLYGATSGRLFAAGRAGERFAVRNSGASTVVEGCGSNGCEYMTGGTVVILGSVGDNFGAGFTGGVAFIYDPHESFAARANPDTIAWHRDFSPDWANALKELVREHVEETGSRYAATLLHDWDENVGDFWMVVPKDYVKYLPMPIKEDARADAIRA